In Oncorhynchus tshawytscha isolate Ot180627B linkage group LG06, Otsh_v2.0, whole genome shotgun sequence, the following are encoded in one genomic region:
- the LOC112252134 gene encoding interleukin-6 receptor subunit beta isoform X2 has protein sequence MEAKEHWFLPGFLVLAMVIAQGTTSKYLSSPQCYKKTEKATTYTCEWTKSGSMQNATYELFYKRSNSTEKKKSLGKNQQSYIFVNDDKVLEKVPVDLWVLAYMGNWSCQSLNISVRLNESVKYEAPQNMSMSRSSSNLTLSWVNKEEVKNHMPEDVVLEVKFRRLEKTSGIWNTTETEVKQAMVTLENLQNQYMYQLQVRQKSKHVKRPLWSDWTPILDVPTEIQNPTEVKWTVEDFNNGTRLLNLTWGTPPYPVSVGQVNYNLSLHIWPCQLKRKNHTNITTTVFSVYVTYSAVSGYIFAFNKVGKSSQTHILVPAKHLTYPRKSWPDDKLIPRNYTPRLKNSCLEWYKLTDGETQPAKVNISKMMNGTVEETLKSIRQKMDDYVRYFYLVHKQTDGKPQTTEMHLMYKKEGASKAPENFTVNVVTNSAVLHWKPIPVQDQQGFLTHYEVSYTRSQNNGAHIEIKKCHNISASKTEYLIQNLTPESEYNIYLAGATAAGSGRNISIHILTKPQHKSITGWKIAGKIVLIAILITICLFIIKRHKSKIFPPIPHPMVAESKNYRASTQDMYEIKEQVHELQLHDKSSQDPNPEEATLLEVCEDENEKSLGDSSTPDGVSDPLTDFKGQVLSLETADPSQGEIDCEVTMLMYRNGLVFDMKADSTEDVGTPL, from the exons ATGGAGGCAAAGGAACACTGGTTTCTGCCAGGGTTTCTGGTTCTTGCTATGGTAATAGCTCAAG GGACAACTAGTAAATATCTTTCTAGTCCTCAATGCTACAAGAAAACTGAAAAAGCTACCACCTATACATGTGAATGGACGAAGTCTGGGTCTATGCAAAATGCCACCTATGAGCTTTTTTACAA ACGCTCCAATTCTacggaaaaaaaaaaatcattgggCAAAAATCAGCAGAGCTATATCTTTGTGAATGACGATAAAGTGCTCGAAAAAGTGCCCGTGGATCTATGGGTGCTTGCTTATATGGGCAACTGGAGCTGCCAGTCACTCAATATCTCTGTTCGACTGAATGAAAGtg TTAAGTATGAAGCGCCCCAAAATATGTCTATGTCAAGATCCTCAAGTAATCTTACCCTCAGCTGGGTAAACAAGGAAG AAGTGAAAAATCACATGCCGGAAGATGTTGTATTAGAGGTCAAGTTCAGAAGATTAGAGAAAACCTCCGGGATATGG AACACAACTGAAACAGAGGTCAAACAAG CCATGGTCACTCTGGAGAATCTCCAGAACCAATACATGTACCAACTGCAGGTCAGACAAAAGTCCAAGCATGTCAAACGTCCCCTGTGGAGCGACTGGACTCCAATCTTGGACGTTCCCACTG AAATCCAAAATCCCACAGAGGTTAAGTGGACAGTGGAGGATTTTAACAATGGTACCCGACTCCTCAATCTGACTTGGGGT ACACCACCTTATCCAGTCTCTGTGGGACAGGTGAATtacaacctctctctccatatttggCCTTGCCAACTAAAGCGAAAGAACCACACCAATATCACTACCACTGTGTTTAGTGTTTATGTGACTTACTCTGCTGTCAGTGGTTACATTTTTGCCTTTAATAAGGTGGGAAAGTCATCGCAGACACATATCCTTGTCCCAGCAAAACATCTTACATATCCCAGgaagt CTTGGCCTGATGACAAACTCATCCCACGCAATTATACCCCTCGCCTTAAAAATTCCTGTCTGGAATGGTACAAGCTAACAGACGGAGAAACACAACCAGCCAAAGTGAATATATCAAAAATGATGAATGGAACAGTGGAGGAAACACTCAAATCTATCAGACAAA AGATGGACGACTATGTACGTTACTTTTACCTCGTTCACAAACAAACTGATGGAAAGCCACAAACAACAGAAATGCATCTCATGTACAAAAAAGAGGGTG CTAGTAAGGCACCTGAGAATTTCACTGTTAATGTAGTAACCAACTCTGCAGTGCTGCATTGGAAACCTATTCCTGTGCAAGACCAGCAAGGCTTCCTTACACACTACGAAGTCAGCTACACAAGAAGCCAAAATAATGGGGCCCACATTGAAATAAAAA AGTGTCACAACATTTCAGCATCAAAAACAGAGTACCTTATTCAAAACCTGACACCTGAGTCCGAATACAATATCTATCTTGCTGGAGCAACAGCTGCAGGCTCAGGACGAAATATATCTATCCATATCTTGACAAAGCCTCAACACAAGTCCATTACTG GCTGGAAGATAGCTGGCAAAATTGTTTTAATTGCAATATTAATAACAATATGCTTATTTATCATCAAGAG ACATAAAAGCAAGATCTTCCCACCAATACCACATCCTATGGTCGCAGAGTCCAAGAACTATCGAGCGAGTACTCAG GACATGTATGAGATTAAGGAACAGGTGCATGAGCTGCAGCTACATGACAAGAGCAGCCAAGATCCCAACCCTGAGGAAGCCACTCTCCTGGAGGTGTGTGAAGACGAGAACGAGAAGAGCCTTGGAGACTCCAGCACACCAGATGGAGTCAGTGACCCACTGACTGATTTTAAGGGCCAGGTGTTAAGTTTAGAAACCGCCGATCCAAGCCAAGGAGAGATTGACTGTGAAGTCACCATGCTGATGTATAGGAACGGTCTGGTCTTTGATATGAAGGCAGACTCCACCGAGGATGTCGGGACGCCACTGTAG
- the LOC112252134 gene encoding interleukin-6 receptor subunit beta isoform X4 has product MEAKEHWFLPGFLVLAMVIAQGTTSKYLSSPQCYKKTEKATTYTCEWTKSGSMQNATYELFYKRSNSTEKKKSLGKNQQSYIFVNDDKVLEKVPVDLWVLAYMGNWSCQSLNISVRLNESVKYEAPQNMSMSRSSSNLTLSWVNKEEVKNHMPEDVVLEVKFRRLEKTSGIWNTTETEVKQAMVTLENLQNQYMYQLQVRQKSKHVKRPLWSDWTPILDVPTEIQNPTEVKWTVEDFNNGTRLLNLTWGTPPYPVSVGQVNYNLSLHIWPCQLKRKNHTNITTTVFSVYVTYSAVSGYIFAFNKVGKSSQTHILVPAKHLTYPRKSWPDDKLIPRNYTPRLKNSCLEWYKLTDGETQPAKVNISKMMNGTVEETLKSIRQKMDDYVRYFYLVHKQTDGKPQTTEMHLMYKKEGAASKAPENFTVNVVTNSAVLHWKPIPVQDQQGFLTHYEVSYTRSQNNGAHIEIKKCHNISASKTEYLIQNLTPESEYNIYLAGATAAGSGRNISIHILTKPQHKSITGWKIAGKIVLIAILITICLFIIKRHKSKIFPPIPHPMVAESKNYRASTQACTDTVIIETFA; this is encoded by the exons ATGGAGGCAAAGGAACACTGGTTTCTGCCAGGGTTTCTGGTTCTTGCTATGGTAATAGCTCAAG GGACAACTAGTAAATATCTTTCTAGTCCTCAATGCTACAAGAAAACTGAAAAAGCTACCACCTATACATGTGAATGGACGAAGTCTGGGTCTATGCAAAATGCCACCTATGAGCTTTTTTACAA ACGCTCCAATTCTacggaaaaaaaaaaatcattgggCAAAAATCAGCAGAGCTATATCTTTGTGAATGACGATAAAGTGCTCGAAAAAGTGCCCGTGGATCTATGGGTGCTTGCTTATATGGGCAACTGGAGCTGCCAGTCACTCAATATCTCTGTTCGACTGAATGAAAGtg TTAAGTATGAAGCGCCCCAAAATATGTCTATGTCAAGATCCTCAAGTAATCTTACCCTCAGCTGGGTAAACAAGGAAG AAGTGAAAAATCACATGCCGGAAGATGTTGTATTAGAGGTCAAGTTCAGAAGATTAGAGAAAACCTCCGGGATATGG AACACAACTGAAACAGAGGTCAAACAAG CCATGGTCACTCTGGAGAATCTCCAGAACCAATACATGTACCAACTGCAGGTCAGACAAAAGTCCAAGCATGTCAAACGTCCCCTGTGGAGCGACTGGACTCCAATCTTGGACGTTCCCACTG AAATCCAAAATCCCACAGAGGTTAAGTGGACAGTGGAGGATTTTAACAATGGTACCCGACTCCTCAATCTGACTTGGGGT ACACCACCTTATCCAGTCTCTGTGGGACAGGTGAATtacaacctctctctccatatttggCCTTGCCAACTAAAGCGAAAGAACCACACCAATATCACTACCACTGTGTTTAGTGTTTATGTGACTTACTCTGCTGTCAGTGGTTACATTTTTGCCTTTAATAAGGTGGGAAAGTCATCGCAGACACATATCCTTGTCCCAGCAAAACATCTTACATATCCCAGgaagt CTTGGCCTGATGACAAACTCATCCCACGCAATTATACCCCTCGCCTTAAAAATTCCTGTCTGGAATGGTACAAGCTAACAGACGGAGAAACACAACCAGCCAAAGTGAATATATCAAAAATGATGAATGGAACAGTGGAGGAAACACTCAAATCTATCAGACAAA AGATGGACGACTATGTACGTTACTTTTACCTCGTTCACAAACAAACTGATGGAAAGCCACAAACAACAGAAATGCATCTCATGTACAAAAAAGAGGGTG CAGCTAGTAAGGCACCTGAGAATTTCACTGTTAATGTAGTAACCAACTCTGCAGTGCTGCATTGGAAACCTATTCCTGTGCAAGACCAGCAAGGCTTCCTTACACACTACGAAGTCAGCTACACAAGAAGCCAAAATAATGGGGCCCACATTGAAATAAAAA AGTGTCACAACATTTCAGCATCAAAAACAGAGTACCTTATTCAAAACCTGACACCTGAGTCCGAATACAATATCTATCTTGCTGGAGCAACAGCTGCAGGCTCAGGACGAAATATATCTATCCATATCTTGACAAAGCCTCAACACAAGTCCATTACTG GCTGGAAGATAGCTGGCAAAATTGTTTTAATTGCAATATTAATAACAATATGCTTATTTATCATCAAGAG ACATAAAAGCAAGATCTTCCCACCAATACCACATCCTATGGTCGCAGAGTCCAAGAACTATCGAGCGAGTACTCAG GCATGTACTGATACTGTTATCATTGAGACATTTGCCTGA
- the LOC112252134 gene encoding interleukin-6 receptor subunit beta isoform X1, whose protein sequence is MEAKEHWFLPGFLVLAMVIAQGTTSKYLSSPQCYKKTEKATTYTCEWTKSGSMQNATYELFYKRSNSTEKKKSLGKNQQSYIFVNDDKVLEKVPVDLWVLAYMGNWSCQSLNISVRLNESVKYEAPQNMSMSRSSSNLTLSWVNKEEVKNHMPEDVVLEVKFRRLEKTSGIWNTTETEVKQAMVTLENLQNQYMYQLQVRQKSKHVKRPLWSDWTPILDVPTEIQNPTEVKWTVEDFNNGTRLLNLTWGTPPYPVSVGQVNYNLSLHIWPCQLKRKNHTNITTTVFSVYVTYSAVSGYIFAFNKVGKSSQTHILVPAKHLTYPRKSWPDDKLIPRNYTPRLKNSCLEWYKLTDGETQPAKVNISKMMNGTVEETLKSIRQKMDDYVRYFYLVHKQTDGKPQTTEMHLMYKKEGAASKAPENFTVNVVTNSAVLHWKPIPVQDQQGFLTHYEVSYTRSQNNGAHIEIKKCHNISASKTEYLIQNLTPESEYNIYLAGATAAGSGRNISIHILTKPQHKSITGWKIAGKIVLIAILITICLFIIKRHKSKIFPPIPHPMVAESKNYRASTQDMYEIKEQVHELQLHDKSSQDPNPEEATLLEVCEDENEKSLGDSSTPDGVSDPLTDFKGQVLSLETADPSQGEIDCEVTMLMYRNGLVFDMKADSTEDVGTPL, encoded by the exons ATGGAGGCAAAGGAACACTGGTTTCTGCCAGGGTTTCTGGTTCTTGCTATGGTAATAGCTCAAG GGACAACTAGTAAATATCTTTCTAGTCCTCAATGCTACAAGAAAACTGAAAAAGCTACCACCTATACATGTGAATGGACGAAGTCTGGGTCTATGCAAAATGCCACCTATGAGCTTTTTTACAA ACGCTCCAATTCTacggaaaaaaaaaaatcattgggCAAAAATCAGCAGAGCTATATCTTTGTGAATGACGATAAAGTGCTCGAAAAAGTGCCCGTGGATCTATGGGTGCTTGCTTATATGGGCAACTGGAGCTGCCAGTCACTCAATATCTCTGTTCGACTGAATGAAAGtg TTAAGTATGAAGCGCCCCAAAATATGTCTATGTCAAGATCCTCAAGTAATCTTACCCTCAGCTGGGTAAACAAGGAAG AAGTGAAAAATCACATGCCGGAAGATGTTGTATTAGAGGTCAAGTTCAGAAGATTAGAGAAAACCTCCGGGATATGG AACACAACTGAAACAGAGGTCAAACAAG CCATGGTCACTCTGGAGAATCTCCAGAACCAATACATGTACCAACTGCAGGTCAGACAAAAGTCCAAGCATGTCAAACGTCCCCTGTGGAGCGACTGGACTCCAATCTTGGACGTTCCCACTG AAATCCAAAATCCCACAGAGGTTAAGTGGACAGTGGAGGATTTTAACAATGGTACCCGACTCCTCAATCTGACTTGGGGT ACACCACCTTATCCAGTCTCTGTGGGACAGGTGAATtacaacctctctctccatatttggCCTTGCCAACTAAAGCGAAAGAACCACACCAATATCACTACCACTGTGTTTAGTGTTTATGTGACTTACTCTGCTGTCAGTGGTTACATTTTTGCCTTTAATAAGGTGGGAAAGTCATCGCAGACACATATCCTTGTCCCAGCAAAACATCTTACATATCCCAGgaagt CTTGGCCTGATGACAAACTCATCCCACGCAATTATACCCCTCGCCTTAAAAATTCCTGTCTGGAATGGTACAAGCTAACAGACGGAGAAACACAACCAGCCAAAGTGAATATATCAAAAATGATGAATGGAACAGTGGAGGAAACACTCAAATCTATCAGACAAA AGATGGACGACTATGTACGTTACTTTTACCTCGTTCACAAACAAACTGATGGAAAGCCACAAACAACAGAAATGCATCTCATGTACAAAAAAGAGGGTG CAGCTAGTAAGGCACCTGAGAATTTCACTGTTAATGTAGTAACCAACTCTGCAGTGCTGCATTGGAAACCTATTCCTGTGCAAGACCAGCAAGGCTTCCTTACACACTACGAAGTCAGCTACACAAGAAGCCAAAATAATGGGGCCCACATTGAAATAAAAA AGTGTCACAACATTTCAGCATCAAAAACAGAGTACCTTATTCAAAACCTGACACCTGAGTCCGAATACAATATCTATCTTGCTGGAGCAACAGCTGCAGGCTCAGGACGAAATATATCTATCCATATCTTGACAAAGCCTCAACACAAGTCCATTACTG GCTGGAAGATAGCTGGCAAAATTGTTTTAATTGCAATATTAATAACAATATGCTTATTTATCATCAAGAG ACATAAAAGCAAGATCTTCCCACCAATACCACATCCTATGGTCGCAGAGTCCAAGAACTATCGAGCGAGTACTCAG GACATGTATGAGATTAAGGAACAGGTGCATGAGCTGCAGCTACATGACAAGAGCAGCCAAGATCCCAACCCTGAGGAAGCCACTCTCCTGGAGGTGTGTGAAGACGAGAACGAGAAGAGCCTTGGAGACTCCAGCACACCAGATGGAGTCAGTGACCCACTGACTGATTTTAAGGGCCAGGTGTTAAGTTTAGAAACCGCCGATCCAAGCCAAGGAGAGATTGACTGTGAAGTCACCATGCTGATGTATAGGAACGGTCTGGTCTTTGATATGAAGGCAGACTCCACCGAGGATGTCGGGACGCCACTGTAG
- the LOC112252134 gene encoding interleukin-6 receptor subunit beta isoform X3, whose translation MEAKEHWFLPGFLVLAMVIAQGTTSKYLSSPQCYKKTEKATTYTCEWTKSGSMQNATYELFYKRSNSTEKKKSLGKNQQSYIFVNDDKVLEKVPVDLWVLAYMGNWSCQSLNISVRLNESVKYEAPQNMSMSRSSSNLTLSWVNKEEVKNHMPEDVVLEVKFRRLEKTSGIWNTTETEVKQAMVTLENLQNQYMYQLQVRQKSKHVKRPLWSDWTPILDVPTEIQNPTEVKWTVEDFNNGTRLLNLTWGTPPYPVSVGQVGKSSQTHILVPAKHLTYPRKSWPDDKLIPRNYTPRLKNSCLEWYKLTDGETQPAKVNISKMMNGTVEETLKSIRQKMDDYVRYFYLVHKQTDGKPQTTEMHLMYKKEGAASKAPENFTVNVVTNSAVLHWKPIPVQDQQGFLTHYEVSYTRSQNNGAHIEIKKCHNISASKTEYLIQNLTPESEYNIYLAGATAAGSGRNISIHILTKPQHKSITGWKIAGKIVLIAILITICLFIIKRHKSKIFPPIPHPMVAESKNYRASTQDMYEIKEQVHELQLHDKSSQDPNPEEATLLEVCEDENEKSLGDSSTPDGVSDPLTDFKGQVLSLETADPSQGEIDCEVTMLMYRNGLVFDMKADSTEDVGTPL comes from the exons ATGGAGGCAAAGGAACACTGGTTTCTGCCAGGGTTTCTGGTTCTTGCTATGGTAATAGCTCAAG GGACAACTAGTAAATATCTTTCTAGTCCTCAATGCTACAAGAAAACTGAAAAAGCTACCACCTATACATGTGAATGGACGAAGTCTGGGTCTATGCAAAATGCCACCTATGAGCTTTTTTACAA ACGCTCCAATTCTacggaaaaaaaaaaatcattgggCAAAAATCAGCAGAGCTATATCTTTGTGAATGACGATAAAGTGCTCGAAAAAGTGCCCGTGGATCTATGGGTGCTTGCTTATATGGGCAACTGGAGCTGCCAGTCACTCAATATCTCTGTTCGACTGAATGAAAGtg TTAAGTATGAAGCGCCCCAAAATATGTCTATGTCAAGATCCTCAAGTAATCTTACCCTCAGCTGGGTAAACAAGGAAG AAGTGAAAAATCACATGCCGGAAGATGTTGTATTAGAGGTCAAGTTCAGAAGATTAGAGAAAACCTCCGGGATATGG AACACAACTGAAACAGAGGTCAAACAAG CCATGGTCACTCTGGAGAATCTCCAGAACCAATACATGTACCAACTGCAGGTCAGACAAAAGTCCAAGCATGTCAAACGTCCCCTGTGGAGCGACTGGACTCCAATCTTGGACGTTCCCACTG AAATCCAAAATCCCACAGAGGTTAAGTGGACAGTGGAGGATTTTAACAATGGTACCCGACTCCTCAATCTGACTTGGGGT ACACCACCTTATCCAGTCTCTGTGGGACAG GTGGGAAAGTCATCGCAGACACATATCCTTGTCCCAGCAAAACATCTTACATATCCCAGgaagt CTTGGCCTGATGACAAACTCATCCCACGCAATTATACCCCTCGCCTTAAAAATTCCTGTCTGGAATGGTACAAGCTAACAGACGGAGAAACACAACCAGCCAAAGTGAATATATCAAAAATGATGAATGGAACAGTGGAGGAAACACTCAAATCTATCAGACAAA AGATGGACGACTATGTACGTTACTTTTACCTCGTTCACAAACAAACTGATGGAAAGCCACAAACAACAGAAATGCATCTCATGTACAAAAAAGAGGGTG CAGCTAGTAAGGCACCTGAGAATTTCACTGTTAATGTAGTAACCAACTCTGCAGTGCTGCATTGGAAACCTATTCCTGTGCAAGACCAGCAAGGCTTCCTTACACACTACGAAGTCAGCTACACAAGAAGCCAAAATAATGGGGCCCACATTGAAATAAAAA AGTGTCACAACATTTCAGCATCAAAAACAGAGTACCTTATTCAAAACCTGACACCTGAGTCCGAATACAATATCTATCTTGCTGGAGCAACAGCTGCAGGCTCAGGACGAAATATATCTATCCATATCTTGACAAAGCCTCAACACAAGTCCATTACTG GCTGGAAGATAGCTGGCAAAATTGTTTTAATTGCAATATTAATAACAATATGCTTATTTATCATCAAGAG ACATAAAAGCAAGATCTTCCCACCAATACCACATCCTATGGTCGCAGAGTCCAAGAACTATCGAGCGAGTACTCAG GACATGTATGAGATTAAGGAACAGGTGCATGAGCTGCAGCTACATGACAAGAGCAGCCAAGATCCCAACCCTGAGGAAGCCACTCTCCTGGAGGTGTGTGAAGACGAGAACGAGAAGAGCCTTGGAGACTCCAGCACACCAGATGGAGTCAGTGACCCACTGACTGATTTTAAGGGCCAGGTGTTAAGTTTAGAAACCGCCGATCCAAGCCAAGGAGAGATTGACTGTGAAGTCACCATGCTGATGTATAGGAACGGTCTGGTCTTTGATATGAAGGCAGACTCCACCGAGGATGTCGGGACGCCACTGTAG